One region of Triticum aestivum cultivar Chinese Spring chromosome 6B, IWGSC CS RefSeq v2.1, whole genome shotgun sequence genomic DNA includes:
- the LOC123139532 gene encoding DNA (cytosine-5)-methyltransferase 1 isoform X1 produces MAPPSSPPSAAAPARSSSRKRSASAKAAAPEEATVTKRPRKGTTSGKKKPPAPKAKKQQKATKAPREKKEEKPAPEDEVCGEEPDEEELALGEEDEPSASGEQQQAGQAAAAKRRVAQPSKKARNVAAGDKEPEFLGEPVPADEARAKWPQRYQRGSPKRPEDEEDMKARVHYRSAMVDGVVYALGDDVYVMAGENEADYIGRITEFFEGVDKTSYFTCRWFFRPEDTVISRAKFVNDHTHDPKRVFLSEEKNDNPLDCIISKVKIIHVDPNMDPAAKAKLVARTDLYYDMSYTVAYSTFANIPSDTTENSGISTDADSENGAPVKTASLLDLYSGCGGMSTGLCLGSALAGLKLETKWAVDLNSFACKSLKYNHPKTEVRNEKAEDFLALLKEWAILCDKYVHSNDSDAAEPVEEEEADEPLGKDEFVVEKLLEICYGGTGRKNGIHFKVQWKGYGPEEDTWEPIENLSDCPLKIKEFVQEGYRRNILPQPGQVDVICGGPPCQGISGFNRFRNRDNPLEDEKNQQMVTYMDIVSYLQPKFVLMENVVDILKFADGYLGRYALSRLVSLNYQARLGMMVAGCYGLPQFRMRVFLWGALPTMVLPKYPLPTHDVVVRGGAPNAFSQSIVAYDETQRPTLKKALLLGDAISDLPKASAFLPLFISSSSTFVLTSIIMQVDNYQPHEVIEYGGQPKTDFQRYIRLSRKDMLDYSFGDATCPEEGKLLDHQPLRLNQDDYDRVQQIPIKKGANFRDLPGVKVGANNIVEWDPEVERVYLKSGKPLVPDYAMSFIKGRSPKPFGRLWWDETVPTVVTRAEPHNQIILHPNQGRVLTVRENARLQGFPDYYRMYGPMKEKYIQVGNAVAVPVARALGYSLGRAYQGEVDVGYDALFVLPDSFTNIGQTGARARASSVGTPAGEVVEQ; encoded by the exons ATGgcgccgccgagctcgccgccctCGGCCGCCGCGCCCGCGCGGTCCTCCTCGCGCAAGCGCTCCGCCTCCGCCAAGGCCGCCGCGCCCGAGGAGGCCACGGTCACCAAGCGGCCCCGCAAGGGGACCACGTCCGGCAAGAAGAAGCCGCCGGCGCCCAAGGCCAAGAAGCAGCAGAAGGCCACCAAGGCGCCGcgggagaagaaggaggagaagccgGCGCCGGAGGACGAGGTGTGCGGGGAGGAGCCCGACGAGGAGGAGCTGGccctcggggaggaggacgagcccTCCGCCTCCGGCGAGCAGCAGCAGgcggggcaggcggcggcggccaagAGGCGCGTCGCGCAGCCGTCCAAGAAGGCCCGGAACGTCGCCGCCGGAGACAAGGAGCCCGAGTTCCTCGGCGAGCCCGTCCCCGCCGACGAGGCCCGCGCCAAGTGGCCCCAGCGCTACCAGCGCGGCTCGCCCAAGCG GCCCGAGGATGAGGAGGACATGAAGGCGCGCGTCCACTACCGCTCCGCCATGGTCGACGGCGTGGTCTACGCGCTCGGCGACGACGTCTACGTCATG GCTGGGGAAAACGAGGCTGATTACATTGGCCGAATAACCGAGTTTTTTGAGGGTGTTGACAAGACCAGCTACTTCACCTGTCGTTGGTTCTTCCGTCCAGAGGACACG GTCATATCTAGAGCCAAATTTGTCAATGATCACACGCATGACCCAAAGCGTGTCTTTCTCTCCGAGGAAAAGAATGATAATCCACTTGACTGCATCATATCGAAGGTCAAGATAATCCATGTTGATCCCAAT ATGGACCCAGCAGCCAAGGCCAAACTGGTGGCTCGCACTGACTTATACTATGACATGTCATACACTGTTGCTTATTCTACATTTGCTAACATCCCATCAG ACACCACAGAGAATTCTGGTATTTCTACTGATGCTGATTCAGAGAATGGGGCCCCAGTAAAAACGGCATCCCTCCTTGACCTGTATTCTGGTTGTGGTGGAATGTCAACAGGGCTGTGCTTGGGTTCAGCGCTTGCTGGCCTGAAACTTGAAACA AAATGGGCTGTTGACCTGAACAGCTTTGCATGCAAGAGCCTTAAATATAACCATCCCAAAACAGAG GTTCGAAATGAAAAAGCCGAGGATTTTCTTGCACTTCTTAAGGAATGGGCAATTCTATGTGACAAATATGTCCATAGCAATGATTCTGATGCGGCAGAACCTGTTGAGGAAGAGGAAGCTGATGAGCCTCTTGGAAAGGATGAGTTTGTGGTTGAAAAGCTACTTGAGATCTGCTATGGTGGCACCGGGAGGAAAAATGGAATCCATTTTAAG GTTCAatggaaaggatatggcccagaaGAGGATACCTGGGAGCCCATAGAAAACCTGAG TGACTGCCCATTGAAAATTAAAGAGTTTGTGCAAGAAGGGTACAGGCGAAACATTCTACCCCAGCCT GGTCAGGTTGATGTTATTTGTGGTGGCCCGCCCTGCCAGGGGATAAGTGGGTTCAACCGATTTAGAAACCGTGACAACCCTTTGGAAGACGAGAAAAATCAACAAATGGTTACCTATATGGACATTGTCTCTTACCTGCAACCAAAGTTTGTCCTGATGGAGAATGTGGTGGACATTCTGAAATTTGCTGATGGCTATCTTGGTAGATATGCATTGAGCCGTCTTGTATCTCTGAACTACCAAGCCCGCCTTGGAATGATGGTAGCTGGTTGCTACGGGCTTCCTCAGTTCAGAATGCGGGTGTTCCTTTGGGGAGCTCTCCCAACCATG GTCCTCCCAAAGTATCCTCTCCCTACTCATGATGTAGTAGTACGTGGTGGTGCTCCAAATGCTTTCTCG CAAAGCATTGTTGCATATGATGAGACGCAAAGACCGACCTTGAAGAAAGCTCTCCTTCTTGGTGATGCCATTTCAGATTTGCCCAAGGCAAGTGCCTTTCTTCCCTTGTTCATTTCTTCCTCTTCTACATTTGTTCTAACATCCATTATTATGCAGGTAGACAACTATCAACCTCATGAGGTAATTGAATATGGTGGTCAACCCAAGACTGACTTCCAGCGCTACATACGACTTAGTCGTAAAG ATATGTTGGACTATTCATTTGGTGATGCCACTTGTCCTGAAGAAGGAAAGCTCTTGGACCACCAGCCTTTGAGGCTAAACCAAGATGACTATGACCGCGTCCAGCAGATTCCGATAAAGAAG GGAGCGAATTTCCGTGACTTGCCAGGAGTCAAGGTCGGAGCGAATAACATTGTGGAGTGGGATCCAGAAGTTGAGCGTGTCTACCTCAAGTCCGGCAAACCTTTG GTTCCTGACTATGCAATGTCCTTCATCAAGGGCAGATCACCAAA GCCGTTCGGTCGGTTGTGGTGGGATGAGACAGTTCCCACGGTGGTGACTAGAGCAGAGCCGCACAACCAG ATCATACTGCACCCGAATCAGGGACGTGTTT